GGTGAGCAATGTCATCGCCCATGCCAAGGCCAGCCGCGTGCATGTCGTCTGCCAGTTGCGGCAGGGCACCTTCACCATCCTGGTGGAGGACGATGGCGTGGGCACCGATCCGGCCAAGTGGTCCGCCGGCCTGGGCCTGGGCGGCGTGCGCAAGCGGGCCAAGAGTCTGGGGGGCACCGTGGCCTGGCGCACGCGGCGCCCGCACGGCACGATCTGCGAGGTCCAGATCCCCCACCTGACCACGCCCGAGAGCTGACGCGCATCGCGCACTGGCGGGCAGGAGGGCCAACGGACATCCTGCCCGCGGGCCGCCACAAAACAAAAGGGCCCTGGATCACTCCAGGGCCCTTTTTTACTTTGTCTTGGTGGGGTGGCTGATGGGACTCGAACCCACGACAACCAGAATCACAATCTGGGACTCTACCAACTGAGCTACAGCCACCACCGTAAGCTGCGCATTATAGCCCGAGAATTCGGGCTATGGCAATCAGTTTGAAGCTGCCGAGGCCGAAGCGGCCGCTGCGGGCGCCAGCTTGAGTTCGACCTTGTGGCGGCGCTTGAGCGCGTCGTAGTAGGCGGCCTCTTCCGCCTGGGCCAGGGCCTGGGCGATGTAGGGCTTGGCGCGCGCCAGGTCGGCATCGTCGGCGGCACGCGGCACCCGCTTGACCACCTTCAGCACGGCATAGCCCTGGGCCCCCAGGTCCACCCCGACCATAGCCGGTCCCTTGGACAGGTCGGCCTGCAGCGTCGCATCCACCACCTGACGCGGCTGCCCCTGGATCTGGGCCCGCGACAACACCACCGGCTGGGCCAGGGTGTCGGCCGGGTTCTGCTTGAGGCTGGCCAGGCGGGCCTCGCCGTCCTTGCGGGCGGCCGCGGCAGCCTGATCGGCCTTCAACTGCTCCAGCACCTGGGCACGCACCTCCGCGAGGTCACGCACATGGGCGGGGCGGTAGCTCACCACACGGGCCGACACCAGTTGGTTCGGGCCGGTCTCCACCGCCTCGGTGTTGCGCTTGTTCTGCAGGCCGTCGATGCTGAACACCGCGTCCAGCAGCTTGGACGAGGCCAGCGGACCGGTGGCACCCGGGGCCACGGCACGCTGCACCACCGCCGTCATCTTGCTCAGCTTGAGCTTGTCGATGACCGGCTGCAGGCTGTCGCTCTGCTCGTAGACCATGTTGGAGAACTGCTCGGCCGCCTCGGCGTAACGCTGCTGGGCCAATTGCTTGGCCACCTCGTCCTGGATCTCGGCACGCACCGCCTCGAAAGGCTTGCGCTCCCCGCCCCGCACCCCGGTCAGCTTGATGATGTGGTAGCCGAAGTCGCTCTCCACCACCCCGCTGATGTCACCCACTTTCATGCCGAAGGCCGCATCCTCGAAGGGCTTGACCATGGCACCGCGGGCGAAGAAGTCCAGGTCCCCGCCCTTGCCGGCCGAACCCGGATCCTCGGAATTCTTCTTGGCCACCTCGGCAAAGCTGTCCGGATGGGCCTTGACCTCCGTCAGCAGCGCTTCGGCCTTGGCCTTGGCCTTGGCCCGCACGTCGGCCGAGGCGTCCTTGGCCACCGTGATCAGGATGTGGCTGGCGCGGCGCTCTTCCGGCGTGGTGTAGCGGCTGATGTTCTGCTCGTAGTACTTCTTCAGATCGTCATCGGAGACCGTGACCTGCTTCTTCAGCGCGTCCAGGTCCAACACCACGTACTCGATGCTGGCCTCGTCCGGTGCGCGGAAGCGGTCGGCATGGGCCTTGTAGAAAGCGTCGATGTCGGCATCGCTCGGGTTGACCTTGGCCAGGTAGTCCTTGGCGTCAAAGCGCTGCACCTGCACCTCGCGCTGCTCCAGCAGCGCATTGGCATTGGCGGCCGCCACCGTCTGCCCGGACAGCGACGAGCCCGTCACACCGCCCAGCACCTGACGCAGGCTGTACTCGGTGCGCAGCATCTCCTCGAACTGGCCCACGCTCATGCCTTGGGCCGCGAGGTAGTCCTTGTTGACGCTGCCATCGGGCTTGCGCAAGGCCGCGTAGGCCGGATCGGTGACGAACAGACGCTGCAGACGCAGGTCCGGCACCACCAGGTTTTCCTTTTGGGCGGCGTGACGCAGCACCTGCTCGCGCACCAGCCCGTCCAGCGTCTGCTGGCGCGCTTCCGGCGTGTCGAACAGCTTCACGTCCAGCGTGGGCATCTGCTGGCGCATGCGCTCCACCTGCTGCCGATGGGCCGCCTCCAGTTCGCTCTGGCGAATGGGCTGCCCATCCACCGTGGCCACGGTGGCTGCCGCCTGGTCCATGAAATGCGAATAGCCCTGCACGCCGAAGAAGACGAACGAGGGGAAGACCAGCAGCACCAGCACGCCTTGCAGCAAGCGGGTGTGCGAACGGACGAAATCGAACATGAAGCTCCGCCTTGAGAGAAAGCGCCGCAGGCCAGAAACAGCAAAGGCGAACCGGGGTTCGCCTTCAAGGGCCTTCGCGCACGCCGCGCGGCATTCTAGCCAATGACTTGCACGTGCCGGCGGTGGTGGGTGCTGAGGGGCTCGAACCCCCGACCTACGCCTTGTAAGGGCGCCGCTCTACCAACTGAGCTAAGCACCCGCCGGACGTCAAGAGATGATCAGTTCAGGGCGTCCTTGAGCCCCTTGCCCGGACGGAACTTGGGCACCTTGGCCGCCTTGATCTTGATGGTGGCGCCGGTGCGCGGGTTGCGCCCGGTGCGCGCAGCGCGCTTGGTCACGGCAAAGGTGCCGAAGCCGACGATCGACACACTGCCGCCCTTCTTGAGGGTGGTCTGCACACCGCCGATCATGGCCTCCAGCGCCCGCGTGGCCGCGGCCTTGGAAATGTCCGCCTGCTGGGCGATGAGGTCGATCAGCTCTGTCTTGTTCACAAACAATACTCCCTCGATGGCTTCGCCGCCGTGCGTCTGAGCGCAGAGCTGCCGTTGTCCTGTGGTCCGCCTTGGCGGAAAAATCGATTACATCGGCCGGCCGCGGCGGTGTCAAGCGGGGGCGGATTCTAGGCCGATCCGGCCGCCACGCATCACCCGATCACGCCGGCCCCTGCCGGATCAACGCGCCTTGGCGCGGATCTCGGGCAGCGCCTTGCGCAGGTAGTACACCATCGACCAGATGGTCAGCACCGTCGCTGCCAGGATGAGGACCGTGCCCCACAAGCGGGTGGACACCACGCCGAACAGCATGCCGTCGAACAGCAGGAAGGGGATGGCCAGCATCTGCACCGTGGTCTTGAGCTTGCCGATCATGTGCACGGCCACGCTGCGCGAGGCGCCGATCTGCGCCATCCATTCGCGCAGGGCCGAGATGGCGATCTCCCGCCCGATGATGACCAGGGCA
This sequence is a window from Ideonella dechloratans. Protein-coding genes within it:
- the pgsA gene encoding CDP-diacylglycerol--glycerol-3-phosphate 3-phosphatidyltransferase produces the protein MFFTIPTLLTWARIVAIPLIVGVFYLPVEPATRNLVATVLFVVVALTDWLDGYLARRLNQSSAFGAFLDPVADKFLVCASLLILVQMGRVNALIALVIIGREIAISALREWMAQIGASRSVAVHMIGKLKTTVQMLAIPFLLFDGMLFGVVSTRLWGTVLILAATVLTIWSMVYYLRKALPEIRAKAR
- a CDS encoding SurA N-terminal domain-containing protein, which encodes MFDFVRSHTRLLQGVLVLLVFPSFVFFGVQGYSHFMDQAAATVATVDGQPIRQSELEAAHRQQVERMRQQMPTLDVKLFDTPEARQQTLDGLVREQVLRHAAQKENLVVPDLRLQRLFVTDPAYAALRKPDGSVNKDYLAAQGMSVGQFEEMLRTEYSLRQVLGGVTGSSLSGQTVAAANANALLEQREVQVQRFDAKDYLAKVNPSDADIDAFYKAHADRFRAPDEASIEYVVLDLDALKKQVTVSDDDLKKYYEQNISRYTTPEERRASHILITVAKDASADVRAKAKAKAEALLTEVKAHPDSFAEVAKKNSEDPGSAGKGGDLDFFARGAMVKPFEDAAFGMKVGDISGVVESDFGYHIIKLTGVRGGERKPFEAVRAEIQDEVAKQLAQQRYAEAAEQFSNMVYEQSDSLQPVIDKLKLSKMTAVVQRAVAPGATGPLASSKLLDAVFSIDGLQNKRNTEAVETGPNQLVSARVVSYRPAHVRDLAEVRAQVLEQLKADQAAAAARKDGEARLASLKQNPADTLAQPVVLSRAQIQGQPRQVVDATLQADLSKGPAMVGVDLGAQGYAVLKVVKRVPRAADDADLARAKPYIAQALAQAEEAAYYDALKRRHKVELKLAPAAAASASAASN
- a CDS encoding HU family DNA-binding protein translates to MNKTELIDLIAQQADISKAAATRALEAMIGGVQTTLKKGGSVSIVGFGTFAVTKRAARTGRNPRTGATIKIKAAKVPKFRPGKGLKDALN